In one window of Prevotella fusca JCM 17724 DNA:
- a CDS encoding TolC family protein, protein MKRLFTIAMLFGVTFGVHAQEVYSLQRCRELALQNNRQLKVSRMTVDVAENTRKAAKTKYLPRVDALAGYQHFSREISLLNDKQKSSFGNLGTNTIGQLGSQIGQNLTSLVQQGILSPQIAQQLGQVLGNITTPLVQAGNNIGQSINDAFRSNTKNVYAGGIIVNQPIYMGGAIKAANDMAAIGEQVVQNNISLKRQLVLYGVDNAYWLAISLKKKEALAIRYRDLAQKLDDDVKIMIREGVATRADGLKVDVAVNTAELQIARIQSGVSLAKMALCELCGLELDGDIQLSDEGDADLPPTPSTQFDTHNTSVSDSTAIVEARPELRLLQNAVDMSKQNTKLIRSLYLPHVLLTGGYSLSNPNLFNGFQKRFTDLWNIGITVQIPVWTWGENKYKVRASKTATSIAQLEMEDIRKKIDLEVEQNRLRLKDANKQLATSHKNMEAAEENLRCANIGFKEGVMTVTEVMAAQTAWQTARMAIIDAEINVKLAQTGLQKALGSL, encoded by the coding sequence ATGAAAAGATTATTCACCATAGCAATGCTATTCGGTGTTACTTTTGGCGTTCATGCACAGGAGGTGTACTCCCTGCAGCGATGCCGGGAGCTGGCTTTACAGAACAATCGCCAGCTGAAAGTATCACGTATGACGGTGGATGTGGCTGAGAACACACGCAAGGCAGCTAAGACTAAGTATCTGCCAAGGGTGGATGCACTTGCCGGGTACCAGCATTTTTCACGCGAAATATCGCTCCTCAATGACAAGCAGAAGAGTTCTTTTGGTAATCTTGGAACGAATACTATAGGGCAGTTGGGGAGTCAGATTGGTCAGAACCTCACCTCATTGGTACAGCAGGGTATCCTCAGTCCACAGATTGCTCAGCAACTTGGGCAGGTCCTTGGCAATATCACCACACCACTTGTACAGGCTGGTAATAACATCGGGCAGAGCATCAATGATGCGTTCCGTTCGAATACAAAGAATGTCTATGCTGGTGGAATTATTGTCAACCAACCTATTTATATGGGTGGAGCTATCAAGGCTGCCAATGACATGGCGGCTATTGGTGAGCAAGTTGTACAGAATAATATCAGCCTTAAACGACAGTTAGTGCTCTATGGCGTGGACAATGCGTATTGGCTTGCAATTTCATTGAAGAAGAAAGAGGCTTTGGCTATACGGTATCGAGACCTGGCACAGAAGCTGGACGATGACGTAAAGATAATGATTCGTGAAGGCGTCGCGACGCGGGCTGATGGATTGAAAGTTGATGTGGCTGTCAATACAGCCGAGTTGCAGATTGCCCGCATTCAAAGCGGTGTTTCACTGGCAAAGATGGCATTGTGCGAGCTTTGTGGTCTTGAACTGGATGGTGATATACAGTTATCAGATGAAGGAGATGCCGATCTCCCCCCTACTCCATCGACACAGTTTGACACGCACAACACTTCTGTTTCAGACAGCACAGCTATTGTTGAAGCCCGTCCTGAATTACGTCTTTTGCAGAATGCTGTCGATATGAGCAAACAGAATACTAAGCTCATTCGTTCGCTTTATCTTCCCCACGTTCTTCTTACAGGTGGTTATTCTTTGTCAAATCCGAATCTTTTCAATGGTTTCCAAAAGCGTTTTACGGACCTTTGGAACATTGGTATAACAGTACAGATTCCAGTATGGACCTGGGGAGAGAACAAGTATAAGGTGCGTGCAAGTAAGACAGCTACAAGCATAGCACAGCTGGAAATGGAAGATATACGCAAGAAGATTGACCTGGAAGTGGAGCAGAACCGCCTCCGTCTCAAGGATGCCAACAAGCAGCTTGCTACATCCCATAAAAACATGGAGGCTGCTGAAGAGAACCTTCGTTGTGCTAACATAGGCTTCAAGGAGGGGGTCATGACCGTTACTGAGGTTATGGCAGCTCAGACTGCATGGCAGACAGCCCGCATGGCAATCATTGATGCCGAGATAAACGTTAAGTTAGCACAAACGGGATTACAAAAGGCTCTTGGCAGTCTTTAA
- a CDS encoding DUF4492 domain-containing protein, with product MNKKSFFYRVFDLYYDGFRHMTLGKTLWTVIIVKLIIIFLVLKVFFFPNFLKQNAKPGKEGDFIEKQLMKR from the coding sequence GTGAACAAAAAGAGTTTTTTTTACCGTGTCTTCGACCTATACTATGATGGTTTTCGACACATGACATTGGGTAAGACGCTATGGACGGTGATAATAGTAAAGCTGATTATCATCTTTCTTGTACTGAAAGTGTTTTTCTTTCCGAACTTTCTGAAACAGAATGCCAAACCGGGAAAGGAAGGCGATTTCATAGAAAAGCAGCTAATGAAGCGGTAG
- a CDS encoding HlyD family secretion protein — MSAKSQHNNILLAVLGFVFVVVLVAVIGYFTIDRTEEVIQGEVEVSEYRVACKFPGRITDIKVKEGDFVHKGDILATLAIPEASTQEKVAEAAAGATDAMSALAEAPTRRETVESAYQLYQQAIAANGIAEKTYGRMQRLFDEGVMTAQKRDEAMAAYEATKAGVEVAKAQWELAKNGARQETKEAAKKQAQAARSAIDVVRSVLKETVQRATADGEVETIYPKVGELVGLGSPIMSISMVNDIWGTFNVREDQLKDMKIGTVFKVFVPALDKYIEMRVTSMKDQGSYAVWKATKTNGQYDLKTFQVKARPTKKVDGLKPGMSLIIKK, encoded by the coding sequence ATGTCAGCAAAATCACAACATAACAATATTCTCTTAGCCGTTTTAGGCTTTGTTTTCGTAGTCGTTCTTGTAGCTGTCATTGGTTATTTCACCATTGACCGCACAGAAGAAGTGATACAGGGAGAAGTAGAAGTGAGCGAATATCGTGTAGCTTGTAAGTTCCCTGGACGTATAACGGATATCAAAGTAAAGGAAGGTGACTTTGTTCACAAGGGCGATATCCTTGCCACATTGGCTATCCCAGAGGCAAGTACACAGGAGAAAGTTGCGGAAGCTGCAGCTGGTGCAACAGATGCAATGAGTGCCTTGGCAGAAGCGCCAACCCGTCGAGAGACCGTCGAGAGTGCCTATCAGCTCTATCAACAGGCGATCGCTGCCAATGGCATCGCAGAAAAGACTTACGGTCGTATGCAGCGACTCTTTGATGAAGGTGTGATGACAGCACAGAAACGTGATGAAGCCATGGCGGCTTACGAGGCAACCAAAGCTGGTGTTGAGGTTGCCAAGGCGCAATGGGAACTTGCCAAGAACGGTGCACGACAGGAAACGAAAGAGGCAGCAAAGAAACAGGCGCAGGCGGCTCGTTCAGCCATTGACGTGGTCCGTTCCGTACTGAAAGAGACCGTGCAGCGTGCAACTGCTGATGGTGAGGTAGAGACCATCTATCCAAAGGTGGGTGAACTTGTAGGTCTGGGTAGTCCGATTATGAGTATCTCCATGGTTAATGACATCTGGGGTACTTTCAATGTCCGTGAGGACCAGCTCAAGGACATGAAGATTGGGACGGTGTTTAAAGTATTCGTACCAGCCCTTGACAAATACATTGAGATGCGTGTAACATCCATGAAGGATCAAGGCTCTTACGCAGTATGGAAGGCTACTAAGACCAACGGGCAGTATGACCTCAAGACGTTTCAGGTGAAGGCACGCCCGACAAAGAAGGTGGATGGTCTGAAGCCAGGCATGTCGTTGATAATAAAGAAGTAG
- a CDS encoding cytochrome ubiquinol oxidase subunit I → MENLLLAIDPGTVDWSRAQFALTAIYHWLFVPLTLGLAVIMGIMETCYYRTRKEFWRTAARFWQRLFGINFAMGVATGIILEFEFGTNWSNYSWFVGDIFGAPLAIEGILAFFMESTFVAVMFFGWNKVSAGFHLASTWLTGLGATISAWWILVANAWMQYPIGCTFNPETMRNEMTSFMDVALSPFAIDKFTHTITSAWVLGSAFTVGVGCWYLLRKRHTELATQSIKIGSIVGLLASLLVGSTGHSSAYMVAQTQPMKLAAMEALYEGGTDQSLTGIALLNPFRQPDYMNETEPPMRIAVPNMLSMLATNDPHGYVPGVKDIIKGYQKADGTMEPSLKEKQEHGRNAIQALKDYRAGKDKEANLKVLDRDMKYFGYGYIKDADQIVPFIPVNFWAFRVMVGLGCFFILVFAVMLFIVYRKDITRPRWLQMVGVALIPLAYIASESGWLVAEFGRQPWTIQDMLPTWAAVSDLSSGGIALTFFLFLVLFTAMLAVEVSIMCKQIKKGPEL, encoded by the coding sequence ATGGAAAACCTACTTTTAGCCATTGACCCAGGAACAGTTGACTGGTCACGTGCCCAATTTGCACTGACAGCCATCTATCACTGGCTTTTCGTTCCCTTGACGCTGGGCTTAGCTGTCATCATGGGAATCATGGAGACTTGTTATTATCGCACCCGAAAGGAGTTCTGGCGCACGGCAGCCCGCTTCTGGCAGCGATTATTCGGTATCAACTTTGCCATGGGTGTTGCCACTGGTATCATCCTTGAGTTCGAGTTCGGAACGAACTGGAGCAACTATTCATGGTTTGTCGGTGACATCTTCGGTGCACCACTTGCCATCGAGGGTATTCTGGCTTTCTTCATGGAGTCAACATTTGTTGCAGTGATGTTCTTCGGCTGGAACAAGGTTTCAGCTGGTTTCCATCTTGCTTCTACATGGCTCACAGGTCTGGGAGCAACCATCTCTGCATGGTGGATTCTCGTGGCAAATGCGTGGATGCAGTATCCTATTGGCTGCACATTCAATCCAGAAACGATGCGTAATGAGATGACTTCATTCATGGACGTTGCACTGAGTCCGTTTGCAATCGACAAGTTCACGCACACCATTACATCTGCATGGGTGCTGGGATCAGCATTCACTGTCGGTGTCGGTTGCTGGTACCTGCTTCGTAAGCGTCACACAGAGCTCGCCACACAAAGCATAAAGATAGGTTCCATTGTCGGTCTTCTTGCCTCACTTCTGGTAGGTTCAACAGGACATAGTTCCGCTTATATGGTTGCGCAGACACAGCCAATGAAACTTGCTGCCATGGAGGCACTCTATGAAGGTGGTACGGACCAGAGCCTGACAGGTATTGCCTTGCTCAATCCTTTCAGGCAGCCTGACTATATGAATGAAACCGAACCACCTATGCGAATAGCTGTGCCTAACATGCTTTCTATGCTTGCAACAAACGACCCTCATGGGTATGTTCCGGGTGTAAAGGACATTATCAAGGGTTATCAGAAGGCTGACGGCACGATGGAACCATCACTGAAGGAAAAGCAGGAACATGGTCGCAACGCTATCCAGGCACTTAAGGACTACCGTGCAGGAAAGGACAAAGAGGCTAATCTGAAGGTTCTTGACCGTGACATGAAGTACTTTGGTTATGGATATATCAAGGATGCTGACCAGATTGTGCCATTCATTCCTGTCAATTTCTGGGCATTCCGTGTCATGGTAGGACTTGGCTGTTTCTTCATCCTTGTGTTTGCTGTAATGTTATTCATTGTTTACAGAAAAGACATAACCCGTCCACGCTGGTTGCAGATGGTGGGTGTTGCACTGATTCCATTGGCTTATATTGCCAGTGAGAGCGGCTGGCTCGTTGCGGAGTTCGGTCGTCAGCCATGGACCATCCAGGACATGCTTCCTACATGGGCAGCCGTGAGCGACCTCTCAAGTGGGGGTATTGCACTCACCTTCTTCCTCTTCCTTGTTCTCTTTACTGCAATGCTGGCAGTTGAGGTTAGTATTATGTGTAAGCAAATTAAGAAAGGACCAGAACTATGA